Sequence from the Solea senegalensis isolate Sse05_10M linkage group LG1, IFAPA_SoseM_1, whole genome shotgun sequence genome:
TTCATTGATTATCGACACAATTCAGTGTTAGTTGTCATCCTGACAATTCACCCCAGCCTACAAACCTGTACTTAGGCacttaatatataaaaatagactTATTCCTGCtaaaatgtcagatgtttgttTCATCTGTGAATCCTTACAGTGTTCATTACCTGATGTGTTACTTCCTCTCCTGTGCTGATAAACACCTCAGAGCGAGCCATGTCGCCTTTTAGGTTGAATAAGACTAAAACATTCTCTGCTAGTGTAGAAACCTCTCACACACTACTATCTTAAGCCAGTGATACTATATTTCCACATCTAGAGGTCAGAGGTCTATAGTGGCGCCGCTGGCTGTGCTCGTATGTCATGCGAGTGCTGTGAAATCCTCAGGTGTGGAAGGAGAGCAGGTAGAGCGTGAGCCTGGTTGCGGTTACATGCGGTGGATGTTGTCGTGATCCATGAACTGTTTAAGGTTCTGCAGGTTGTCCCACCACTGGAAGAGGAAGGTTTCTGCAATGAGGCTGAACCAGGGTGTGATCTCCAGCTCCTTGCGCTTGCCCTTGTCCAGCATCTCCCTCAGCTCCTCTTTGCTCACATAACAGTGGCTTTTGATCTCGTTGGGGTCTGGACTCAACTCCACGTCCTTCACAGAGACAATTAATtatgttaaaatacttaaaaacatgacagagacaCACGCCATTTTGCTGTAGCTCCATTTTCTTGTGAGTGAAAATTGTGTTTCACTGTATATCACAGTGTTCACCCTCAGTTTGTCTCTTCTGATGCAATGGACATGCAAAATTAACATTTGGTTCTTGTTTTACTTAGCCTTTCTATTGAGTGAAACCCTGTCACAATTGCATTGCACGAGTGGCAAGGAGTTCTGAAATGTGGAGGTGTATGCCAGGCAGCTCCTGTTTGTAGTTGAAAATCTTTCTGctttcaccaaaaacaaaagcaatggTACATTTGGTTAAATATTTATGCTTAGAAGAGCCTGgtgtgttgttttaaacatgGAGCAAATTCCTAAATGAGGCTGTGTTAATTCACACAGACGAATAAGACGTATGTGAGCTTTGCTCCACTCCACTCTTGGCCTATATTTATCTGTATTTCAGTGTGTTATCtgcatgtcatgtttttttctggccATGTGGACAGGAAATAGAGTCACAAATGGGGAAACTGAAGAAAAGTCTCAGCAGATGCTACTGTGCTACCTTCTGCATGAAGAGGATGTAGTCGATCTCGTGTTCTCCCCAAACACCGTCTGACTGAGCCTTGTAGTGGATTCTTGTGAGGTATGTCATTTCGTCTGGAGTCACCTGAAGCAGAGGAGATCACACACAAGGCAAATATTCACCACAGCCTTCAATAATCCTCtgatacacatttacacacacacacgcagaggaTTTTACCTGATCCATGGGGATGCCCAGTTCAGCTTTGAGTCTCCTCTGAGCAGCTCTCCTCACTCCTATTGCatccttctcctccagctcacTGTCTGTGTGCAAGGGATGActgcagcatgtgtttgtgaagcagcctgcacacacacatatatgttacaCACATTGCCTTCTAATGCTGGGCCTGGTTATGTGGGTCAATCTGGGAGGTTTAATGTTGCACCACTGACCTGGGAAAGTGATTTTGGCATCAGATCGCTGTTGTAAGAGCAGCTTCTCTTCATGGTTGAAAATGAAGACACTAAAAGCTCTGTGCAACAACCCTGAAAATCAATAAACGAATGACCACCAGTACACAGTAATTACACAAGTAAAATATAGTGCGTATGACTGCTTGCAATTGCGGCTAACGCACAGTACCTTTGTCAATATTGGAGTTAAGGTGGCAGTTTTTCTTGGTATCAGCTCCGATCTTGATGTCGTTCTCGTCGATGAGGATACACATTTCAGCCAGCAGCTGCACCTGCTTCTCGTCCAGGTGATCTGTGGTTATCTCAGGCATCCTGGCTGCAGATGACAGGTGTCTGGTCTCACTGCAGCACAGCGTCATGAGCAGAGGACAGACAGTTGTATGTGGATCACAGTGTATTTAATGACCACTAATCTCCCAAGGTTTACAAAGTCAAACTGTTGTGACATACATTTTATGTTGTGCAGAACATTattagttaaaaaataaaaacgtgatATTAAGTAAGATATTaggtacatttttaaatcaatttgatatattataatattgatatattcTAATAAGTGCAGCTCGTCTTGTTAAATGTATGCCGAAATTAAGAGTCTATAATACATAAGTCTTAACTGCTGTTGTAAAAGTGAATAGTTTAACAAATACACAAAGCTACATCACGTTGAACAacgttttaaatgtttctcGTATGGGACAACAGGCTTTGTTGACAGTGAGGTCAGCTATCATTAGCACAGTCACTAAGCTCAGTTTAGAGCAGGCTTATCTGTGGCTTTCCTACCTTCACCACCTGAACAgcttccacaaa
This genomic interval carries:
- the idi1 gene encoding isopentenyl-diphosphate Delta-isomerase 1 isoform X2 → MVRPVWAVLRRVYCQAVAAQLKPNVFVSVTAPGLLESAGFSNRINSRRTFARMPEITTDHLDEKQVQLLAEMCILIDENDIKIGADTKKNCHLNSNIDKGLLHRAFSVFIFNHEEKLLLQQRSDAKITFPGCFTNTCCSHPLHTDSELEEKDAIGVRRAAQRRLKAELGIPMDQVTPDEMTYLTRIHYKAQSDGVWGEHEIDYILFMQKDVELSPDPNEIKSHCYVSKEELREMLDKGKRKELEITPWFSLIAETFLFQWWDNLQNLKQFMDHDNIHRM
- the idi1 gene encoding isopentenyl-diphosphate Delta-isomerase 1 isoform X1, with amino-acid sequence MVRPVWAVLRRVYCQAVAAQLKPNVFVSVTAPGLLESAGFSNRINSRRTFASETRHLSSAARMPEITTDHLDEKQVQLLAEMCILIDENDIKIGADTKKNCHLNSNIDKGLLHRAFSVFIFNHEEKLLLQQRSDAKITFPGCFTNTCCSHPLHTDSELEEKDAIGVRRAAQRRLKAELGIPMDQVTPDEMTYLTRIHYKAQSDGVWGEHEIDYILFMQKDVELSPDPNEIKSHCYVSKEELREMLDKGKRKELEITPWFSLIAETFLFQWWDNLQNLKQFMDHDNIHRM